A region from the Chelonoidis abingdonii isolate Lonesome George chromosome 10, CheloAbing_2.0, whole genome shotgun sequence genome encodes:
- the LOC116815200 gene encoding testis-specific serine/threonine-protein kinase 6-like: MPGGSPGDKVLGNLGYKLGQTLGEGSYSKVRVATSAKYKGPLAIKVVDRHRAPPDFVNKFLPRELSILRVIRHPHIVRIFEFIEVCNGKLYIVMEAASTDLLQLVQRLGRLPCVPDAREIFGQIVGAVRYLHDRNLVHRDLKCENVLLTSDGRQAKLTDFGFGKEARGYPDLSTTYCGSAAYASPEVLLGIPYDAKKYDIWSLGVVLYVTVTGCMPFDDTHILSMPRRQKKGVLYPHGLPPLPEPCKTLIAQLLQFSPASRPGVGQVAKNSWLKGDV, encoded by the coding sequence ATGCCAGGGGGCTCCCCAGGGGACAAGGTGCTGGGTAATCTGGGCTACAAGCTAGGCCAGACCCTGGGTGAGGGCAGTTATTCTAAGGTGAGGGTGGCCACCTCAGCCAAGTACAAGGGCCCGCTAGCCATCAAGGTGGTGGATCGGCACCGGGCACCCCCCGACTTTGTAAACAAGTTTCTGCCACGGGAGCTCTCCATCCTGCGAGTGATCCGGCATCCTCACATTGTACGGATCTTTGAGTTCATCGAGGTCTGCAATGGGAAACTCTACATCGTGATGGAAGCAGCGTCCACAGATCTGCTCCAGCTGGTGCAGCGACTGGGGAGACTACCTTGTGTCCCTGATGCCCGGGAAATCTTTGGACAGATCGTGGGTGCCGTGCGCTACCTGCATGACCGGAACCTGGTGCACCGGGACCTCAAGTGTGAGAACGTCTTGCTCACCTCTGATGGCCGCCAGGCAAAGCTCACTGACTTTGGCTTTGGCAAAGAGGCACGTGGCTATCCAGACCTGAGCACCACCTACTGCGGATCAGCTGCCTATGCCTCCCCTGAGGTGCTGCTGGGCATTCCCTATGACGCCAAGAAGTACGACATATGGAGCTTGGGGGTGGTGCTCTATGTGACGGTGACTGGCTGCATGCCCTTTGACGACACTCACATCCTCAGTATGCCCCGCCGCCAGAAGAAGGGTGTGCTCTACCCTCATggtcttcctcctctgcctgagccctgcaaaaCCCTCATCGCCCAGCTACTCCAGTTCAGTCCAGCCTCCCGGCCTGGGGTGGGACAAGTGGCCAAGAACAGCTGGCTGAAAGGGGATGTCTAA